A region from the Pseudomonas cucumis genome encodes:
- a CDS encoding MarR family transcriptional regulator, with amino-acid sequence MPLTDQHRFGMQLAQMSRGWRAELDRRLAGLGLSQARWLVLLHLARFDDAPTQRELAQSVGVEGPTLARLLDSLESQGLVQRQSVLEDRRAKKIVLCAPARPLIEQIETIATQLRHELFEGVDEADLKVCMRVHGHILANLEKS; translated from the coding sequence ATGCCGTTAACCGATCAACACCGTTTTGGCATGCAACTGGCCCAGATGTCTCGGGGCTGGCGTGCCGAACTGGACCGCCGACTGGCTGGCCTGGGTCTGTCCCAGGCGCGCTGGCTGGTGCTGCTGCACCTGGCGCGTTTCGATGATGCCCCCACCCAACGCGAACTGGCGCAAAGCGTCGGCGTCGAAGGGCCCACCCTGGCTCGATTGCTCGACAGCCTGGAAAGTCAGGGCCTGGTGCAGCGCCAATCCGTGCTGGAAGACCGCCGGGCGAAAAAAATCGTCCTCTGTGCCCCGGCCCGACCCTTGATCGAACAAATTGAAACCATTGCCACTCAATTGCGCCACGAACTGTTCGAAGGCGTTGATGAGGCGGATTTGAAAGTCTGCATGCGAGTTCACGGGCACATCCTGGCCAACCTGGAAAAATCTTGA
- a CDS encoding FimV/HubP family polar landmark protein: protein MLESWHVVLRCCARLLLVGGAVTYSALAPALGLGEITQHSALNQPFNADIALVDAGGLEEGELSVSLATADEFSRAGVERVFFLTDLKFTPILRGNRSLIRVTSSKPVNEPFLNFLVQLNQPNGRLLREYTVLIDPPGSPGIVPANDDPAPRPQSSAFPSVEPAVAPPPVAKAAAPKPDVDKPAAAPANDAGAEQLAASVLQNQQLQKTIDELNAKLQGQDEQIAGQKKQVIELQTQLAEVKQASLEPVVPQVTAPVPVVAEESEPTPWLLIIGMLAIVALALFGVFIRRQRQQVQDQVQPEPLPVLPSRHEPVLNRTAEPIRPMSQPQPLAGSAEEPPAGDVLEGVGIYLAYGRLSEAAGLLRDALIREPQRTDLAVQLLEVLGKQGDVQAYDAQESSLRDAGFDAQQLQDIRARHPKLISAAPVVAAVAVAPPMPAIPEAAPSDEFQLNLDDLSMDSNWDLISPFESPSSSAKPSNESKQVDDPGFTSNLHVLPDVFEMPEEPTLDEPELEWIAEPDAQSLDETFLNEFSDPGQPLELEPLNAELMDLEPAGPSSAGKLEQAQTCIDDGDLDSAIELLNELLKEGDEPLKETARTLLAGIR from the coding sequence ATGCTCGAGAGTTGGCACGTTGTATTGCGGTGTTGCGCCAGGCTGCTGCTGGTCGGTGGTGCCGTCACTTACTCGGCATTGGCCCCTGCGCTTGGGCTGGGCGAGATCACCCAGCATTCGGCGTTGAACCAGCCGTTCAATGCCGACATCGCCCTGGTGGACGCCGGTGGTCTGGAGGAGGGCGAGCTGTCGGTCAGCCTGGCGACGGCGGACGAGTTCAGTCGCGCCGGTGTCGAGCGGGTGTTCTTCCTCACCGACCTGAAGTTCACACCGATCCTGCGGGGCAACCGCAGCCTGATCCGGGTGACTTCCAGCAAACCGGTCAATGAACCCTTTCTGAATTTTCTGGTGCAGCTCAATCAGCCCAACGGGCGTCTGCTGCGCGAGTACACCGTGCTGATCGATCCGCCGGGTTCGCCGGGCATTGTTCCCGCCAACGACGACCCCGCGCCGCGCCCTCAGTCTTCCGCGTTCCCGTCCGTCGAACCGGCTGTTGCACCGCCACCTGTTGCGAAGGCAGCGGCGCCCAAGCCTGATGTCGATAAACCAGCTGCCGCGCCTGCGAATGATGCTGGTGCCGAGCAACTGGCCGCCAGCGTGCTGCAGAACCAACAGTTGCAAAAGACCATTGATGAACTCAATGCGAAGCTTCAGGGTCAGGACGAGCAGATCGCCGGTCAGAAAAAGCAGGTGATCGAGCTGCAAACCCAATTGGCGGAAGTCAAACAGGCATCGTTAGAGCCGGTCGTGCCCCAGGTGACGGCACCGGTGCCCGTTGTAGCTGAGGAGTCTGAACCGACTCCATGGCTGCTGATCATCGGGATGCTGGCAATAGTGGCGTTGGCGTTGTTTGGCGTATTCATTCGCCGTCAACGACAGCAGGTTCAGGATCAGGTCCAGCCCGAGCCGTTACCCGTGCTGCCGTCGCGTCATGAACCGGTGCTCAACCGTACCGCAGAACCGATCAGGCCGATGTCCCAGCCGCAACCGCTAGCCGGATCGGCCGAAGAGCCTCCCGCAGGCGACGTGCTGGAAGGGGTTGGTATCTATCTGGCATATGGCCGTTTGTCCGAGGCGGCCGGTTTGTTGCGAGATGCCTTGATCAGGGAACCCCAGCGCACCGATCTGGCCGTGCAACTGTTGGAAGTCCTCGGTAAACAGGGGGACGTGCAAGCTTATGACGCGCAGGAAAGTAGCCTGCGAGACGCCGGGTTCGATGCACAGCAACTTCAGGACATCCGCGCCCGCCATCCGAAACTGATTAGCGCCGCACCGGTGGTCGCTGCCGTGGCAGTGGCGCCGCCCATGCCTGCAATCCCTGAAGCGGCACCGAGCGATGAGTTCCAGTTGAACCTCGATGATCTGTCGATGGATTCGAATTGGGACCTGATCAGCCCCTTCGAAAGCCCATCATCCAGCGCTAAACCGTCGAATGAGTCAAAGCAGGTAGACGACCCCGGGTTCACCTCGAATCTGCATGTATTGCCCGATGTTTTCGAAATGCCCGAGGAGCCGACGCTGGACGAACCCGAGCTTGAATGGATCGCCGAACCTGACGCCCAATCTCTGGACGAGACCTTTCTCAACGAGTTCAGCGATCCCGGCCAGCCGCTGGAGCTTGAGCCGCTGAATGCTGAATTGATGGATCTTGAACCGGCGGGGCCGAGCAGCGCGGGTAAACTTGAACAGGCCCAGACCTGCATCGACGACGGCGATCTGGACAGTGCCATCGAGTTGCTTAACGAGCTGCTCAAGGAAGGCGATGAACCGCTCAAGGAGACGGCCCGGACGCTGTTGGCGGGTATTCGATAA
- a CDS encoding SelT/SelW/SelH family protein, with amino-acid sequence MTARKPEIVITYCTQCQWLLRAAWLAQELLSTFGDDLGKVSLVPGTGGVFHIFCDDVQLWERKVDGGFPEAKVLKQRVRDQIDPDRDLGHNDRTQ; translated from the coding sequence ATGACCGCACGTAAACCGGAAATCGTCATCACCTATTGCACGCAATGCCAATGGCTGTTGCGCGCCGCCTGGCTGGCCCAGGAACTGCTCAGCACCTTCGGCGACGACCTGGGCAAAGTGTCTCTGGTGCCCGGCACCGGCGGGGTTTTTCACATTTTCTGTGACGATGTGCAGCTCTGGGAGCGCAAGGTCGACGGTGGTTTTCCCGAGGCCAAGGTGCTCAAGCAACGGGTCCGCGATCAGATCGATCCGGACCGCGACCTGGGCCACAACGATCGCACTCAGTGA
- a CDS encoding DMT family transporter — protein MTPRTALGALHIGALMFGLTGVFGKLAAASPAIIVFGRAAFAVLALTFFARFASNTRWQKLDATDLRRLLLSGLLLTGHWVSFFIAVKVAGVAIATLGFTSFPAFTVILEGLIFRERIRANEILLVVLVSIGLVLVTPDFDLASGVTTGLLWAVASGLLFALLSLTNRASSGRIPPVQAALCQNVVVAICLLPVAAPQLSEVRAIDWLWIGLLGVFCTGVAHSLFVASLAVIKARTASVVFALEPVYGITLAWLLFDENPTLRMLIGGALILVAIVVSSRLSGSSSKNAVAAQAPSH, from the coding sequence ATGACTCCCCGTACCGCCCTTGGCGCTCTGCATATCGGTGCACTGATGTTCGGCCTGACTGGCGTATTCGGCAAACTCGCCGCTGCTTCGCCGGCCATCATCGTATTCGGCCGTGCTGCGTTTGCCGTCCTTGCCCTGACGTTTTTCGCACGGTTCGCCAGCAATACCCGTTGGCAGAAACTCGACGCCACGGACCTGCGTCGCCTGCTGCTCAGCGGTTTGCTGCTAACCGGGCACTGGGTGAGTTTCTTCATCGCGGTGAAGGTGGCCGGGGTGGCGATCGCAACCCTGGGCTTTACCAGTTTCCCGGCGTTTACCGTGATCCTCGAAGGGCTGATTTTCCGCGAGCGTATCCGCGCCAATGAAATCCTGCTGGTGGTGCTGGTCAGTATTGGACTGGTACTGGTCACGCCGGATTTCGATCTGGCCAGCGGCGTCACCACTGGCCTGCTTTGGGCAGTGGCTTCCGGCTTGCTGTTCGCCCTACTGTCCCTGACTAACCGCGCCAGCTCCGGACGAATCCCGCCGGTGCAGGCTGCCTTGTGTCAGAACGTGGTGGTTGCGATCTGCCTGCTGCCGGTGGCGGCGCCGCAGTTGAGCGAAGTGCGCGCCATCGACTGGCTGTGGATCGGCCTGCTCGGGGTGTTCTGCACCGGCGTCGCCCACAGCCTGTTCGTCGCCAGCCTGGCAGTGATCAAAGCCCGGACCGCGTCAGTGGTGTTTGCTCTGGAGCCGGTTTACGGCATCACTCTGGCCTGGCTGTTGTTCGATGAAAACCCGACCCTGCGCATGCTGATCGGCGGCGCATTGATCCTCGTGGCCATCGTGGTTTCCAGCCGGTTGTCCGGCAGCTCAAGCAAGAACGCCGTGGCGGCACAAGCCCCATCTCACTGA
- a CDS encoding helix-turn-helix transcriptional regulator produces MRPILTLRQYTHDLIVHSHDHAQLVFGLSGALDFEVDGRGSQVVQQSFVVVPSGFHHACGSANGSRCLVLDVPSDQWVSQSLGDHAEASRRMLDNAGRLSLDAGQSQLVSWLAGSQISDPLIAQQGAVLLLASLNNAKSDSVGGRRLPYAALNAHIDQYAAYPLQVADLARIAGLSSARLHARFVAECGQTPMDYIRSRRLHIAVGLLRDSALPIGEIACRVGYSSQSAFAAAVLREFGASPGKIRREAGDK; encoded by the coding sequence ATGAGACCGATCCTCACGCTACGCCAATACACCCACGACCTGATCGTCCACAGCCACGACCACGCACAACTGGTGTTTGGGCTGTCGGGCGCGCTGGATTTCGAGGTCGACGGTCGTGGCAGTCAGGTGGTGCAACAGAGTTTCGTGGTCGTGCCGTCCGGTTTTCATCATGCCTGCGGCAGCGCCAATGGCAGTCGTTGTCTGGTGCTGGATGTGCCGAGCGATCAATGGGTTTCGCAGTCCCTTGGCGATCACGCCGAGGCCAGCCGCCGCATGCTCGACAACGCTGGGCGCCTGTCGCTGGACGCGGGGCAAAGCCAGCTGGTGAGTTGGCTGGCAGGCAGTCAGATCAGTGATCCGCTGATCGCCCAGCAAGGCGCGGTGCTGTTGCTCGCCAGCCTTAACAATGCCAAATCTGACAGTGTGGGCGGTCGGCGTCTGCCTTATGCGGCGCTGAATGCGCACATCGATCAATACGCGGCCTATCCACTGCAAGTCGCCGATCTGGCGCGCATTGCCGGGCTGTCCAGTGCGCGGTTGCATGCGCGGTTCGTGGCGGAATGCGGACAGACGCCGATGGACTACATTCGCAGTCGTCGGCTGCACATTGCCGTTGGCTTGTTGCGGGATTCAGCACTGCCCATTGGCGAAATCGCCTGTCGGGTCGGCTACAGCTCGCAGAGTGCGTTCGCCGCCGCAGTGTTGCGTGAGTTCGGCGCCTCACCGGGAAAAATACGGCGCGAGGCTGGCGACAAATGA
- a CDS encoding UDP-2,3-diacylglucosamine diphosphatase: protein MTSAELAKPSRKQRVRTLWISDVHLGTRDCQAEHLSQFLKGYHADKVYLVGDIIDGWKLRSGMYWPQAHTNVIRRLLTMSKRGTEVIYVTGNHDEFLRRYSKLILGNIQLVDEAVHVTADGRHLLVIHGDQFDVITRYHRWLAFLGDSAYEFTLTLNRWLNHWRARYGYGYWSLSAYLKHKVKTAVSFISDFEEAIAHECVKRELHGVVCGHIHHAEIRKVGGVDYLNCGDWVESCTALIEHWDGSIELYRLADAQAREAELKAVKVAEPA from the coding sequence ATGACCAGCGCCGAGCTCGCCAAACCCAGCCGTAAGCAACGTGTGCGGACCTTATGGATTTCCGACGTGCATTTGGGCACCCGGGACTGCCAGGCCGAACACCTGTCGCAATTTCTCAAGGGCTACCACGCGGACAAGGTCTACCTGGTCGGCGACATCATCGACGGCTGGAAACTGCGCAGCGGCATGTATTGGCCACAGGCGCATACCAATGTAATCCGTCGCCTGCTGACCATGAGCAAGCGTGGCACCGAAGTGATCTACGTCACCGGCAACCATGACGAATTCCTGCGCCGTTATTCAAAGCTGATACTGGGCAATATCCAACTGGTGGACGAAGCCGTGCACGTGACCGCCGATGGCCGTCATTTGCTGGTGATCCACGGCGACCAGTTCGACGTGATCACCCGCTACCACCGCTGGCTGGCCTTTCTTGGCGACTCGGCCTACGAATTCACCCTGACGCTCAACCGCTGGCTCAACCATTGGCGTGCCCGTTATGGCTATGGCTACTGGTCGCTGTCGGCGTACCTCAAGCACAAGGTCAAGACCGCCGTCAGTTTCATCAGCGATTTTGAAGAAGCCATCGCCCACGAATGCGTCAAACGCGAGTTGCACGGTGTGGTGTGCGGGCACATTCACCATGCCGAGATTCGCAAGGTCGGCGGGGTGGATTACCTCAATTGCGGGGATTGGGTGGAGTCGTGCACGGCGCTGATCGAGCATTGGGATGGGTCGATCGAGCTGTATCGGTTGGCCGATGCCCAAGCGCGGGAGGCGGAGTTGAAGGCGGTGAAGGTCGCGGAGCCGGCTTAA
- a CDS encoding HD domain-containing protein, with product MNVHARFTHMQDGTQEDWAIIAADFSAYARQLPKRIVAHLKLLEGDFGGFPVDRLTHSLQTASRAWRDGRDEEYVVCALLHDIGDTLGSYNHPDIAAAILKPFVSAENLWMVEKHGIFQGYYFFHHLGMDRHLREQFSGHPQYQATIEFCARYDAAAFDPAYDTLPLSFFEPMMERLFAQPKNSIYKAAMEEHAPA from the coding sequence ATGAATGTCCATGCCCGTTTTACCCATATGCAGGACGGCACGCAGGAAGACTGGGCGATCATCGCCGCAGACTTCAGCGCCTATGCCCGGCAATTGCCCAAACGGATCGTGGCGCACCTGAAATTATTGGAGGGGGATTTCGGCGGTTTCCCGGTGGATCGTCTGACCCACTCCCTGCAAACCGCCAGCCGCGCATGGCGCGATGGTCGCGACGAAGAGTACGTGGTCTGCGCGCTGCTCCATGACATCGGAGACACACTGGGCTCCTACAATCACCCGGATATCGCCGCGGCGATCCTCAAGCCATTCGTCAGCGCCGAGAACCTGTGGATGGTGGAGAAGCATGGGATTTTCCAGGGCTATTACTTCTTTCATCACCTGGGCATGGACCGGCATTTACGCGAGCAATTCAGCGGTCATCCGCAGTATCAGGCGACCATCGAATTTTGCGCCCGGTACGATGCGGCGGCGTTCGATCCGGCGTACGACACGCTACCGCTGAGCTTCTTCGAACCGATGATGGAGCGGTTGTTTGCGCAGCCGAAGAACTCGATTTACAAGGCGGCGATGGAAGAACACGCGCCAGCCTGA
- a CDS encoding Mpo1-like protein: protein MENIKRFNSFAEFYPYYLSEHRNSICRRLHFVGTTLVIFILALTIGKGAWWMLLALPLAGYSFAWVGHFFFEKNRPATFQHPLYSLLGDFVMYRDMILGRVPF, encoded by the coding sequence GTGGAAAACATCAAGCGTTTCAATAGCTTCGCTGAGTTTTACCCGTATTACCTCAGCGAACATCGCAACAGCATTTGCCGACGATTGCACTTTGTCGGCACCACGCTGGTTATTTTCATTCTGGCCCTGACCATCGGCAAAGGTGCGTGGTGGATGTTGCTGGCCCTGCCGCTGGCCGGTTACAGCTTCGCCTGGGTCGGGCATTTCTTCTTCGAGAAGAATCGCCCTGCCACCTTTCAGCATCCTCTTTACAGCCTGCTCGGCGATTTCGTCATGTACCGCGACATGATTCTGGGTCGCGTGCCGTTCTAG
- a CDS encoding AraC family transcriptional regulator codes for MSERTTSASWAMGIVKALEMDGLDCRVLFKQLGLDYAALDDPDARFPQDSMTRLWQRAVELSGNPAIGLNMGKVVRPASFHVAGYALMSSQTLAEGFQRLVRYQRIIAESADLSFRLLDEGYALILTVHGDHLPPTRQSAEASMACALALCGWLTGHALQPRKVLLQGDDPVDLEPYKQAFHAPLMFNAPYDALIFERADMEAPLPTANEAMARLHDRFAGEYLARFSESRVTHKARQVLCRLLPQGEPKRDAVAQTLHLSQRTLQRRLQEEGTSFQTLLDDTRRELAEQYLAQPNMTLLEIAYLLGFADPSNFFRAFRRWFDSTPGEYRTRLMEAPMPISDARTPGYTEQTP; via the coding sequence ATGAGCGAACGAACGACTTCTGCAAGCTGGGCGATGGGGATTGTCAAAGCGCTGGAAATGGACGGCCTGGATTGCCGGGTTCTGTTCAAGCAGCTAGGGCTCGACTATGCGGCACTGGATGATCCGGATGCGCGCTTCCCGCAAGATTCCATGACGCGGCTCTGGCAGCGCGCGGTCGAGCTGTCCGGCAACCCGGCGATTGGCCTGAACATGGGCAAGGTGGTGCGACCGGCGTCCTTCCATGTCGCCGGTTATGCCTTGATGTCCAGCCAGACCCTGGCTGAAGGCTTTCAACGTCTGGTGCGTTATCAGCGAATCATCGCCGAAAGTGCCGACCTGAGTTTCCGATTGCTGGATGAGGGGTATGCGCTGATTCTGACGGTCCATGGCGATCACCTGCCGCCGACCCGACAGAGTGCCGAAGCATCAATGGCCTGCGCTCTGGCACTTTGCGGCTGGCTAACCGGCCACGCGCTCCAGCCGCGCAAAGTCTTGCTGCAAGGCGATGACCCCGTTGATCTTGAACCCTATAAACAAGCCTTCCATGCCCCGTTGATGTTCAACGCGCCTTATGACGCCTTGATCTTCGAGCGCGCCGACATGGAGGCGCCGCTGCCCACCGCCAACGAGGCCATGGCGCGGTTGCACGATCGGTTTGCTGGCGAGTACCTGGCGCGGTTTTCCGAGAGCCGCGTGACCCACAAGGCGCGGCAGGTGTTATGCCGTCTGCTGCCCCAGGGCGAACCCAAGCGCGATGCGGTGGCCCAGACACTACACTTGTCGCAACGCACCTTGCAGCGTCGCTTGCAGGAAGAGGGCACGAGTTTTCAAACGTTGCTGGACGACACCCGGCGTGAACTGGCCGAGCAATACCTGGCGCAACCGAACATGACCCTGCTGGAAATTGCCTACCTGCTGGGGTTTGCTGATCCGAGCAACTTCTTCCGCGCCTTCCGACGCTGGTTCGATTCCACTCCCGGCGAATACCGGACGCGGCTGATGGAAGCACCCATGCCCATTAGTGACGCCAGAACGCCGGGATACACAGAACAAACACCGTAA
- a CDS encoding TrkH family potassium uptake protein encodes MALPTLRIIGFIIGIFLITLAIAMVVPMATLVIFERTSDLPSFLWASMITFVAGLALVIPGRPEHIHLRPRDMYLLTVSSWLVVCIFAALPFLLTQHITYTDSFFESMSGITATGATVLNGLDNMSPGILMWRSLLHWIGGIGFIGMAVAILPLLRIGGMRLFQTESSDRSEKVMPRSHMVARLIVAAYVGITILGSLAFWWAGMSPFDAINHAMSAISTGGFSTSDKSLANWPEPAVHWVAVVIMILGALPFTLYVATLRGNRRALIKDEQVQGLLGMLLVTWLVLGTWYWWTTQLHWLEALRHVALNVTSVVTTTGFALGDYSLWGNFSLMLFFYLGFVGGCSGSTAGGIKIFRFQVAYILLKANLNQLIHPRAVIKQKYNGHRLDEEIVRSILTFSFFFAITICVIALLLSLLGVDWMTALTGAAATVSGVGPGLGETIGPAGNFASLPDAAKWILSFGMLLGRLEIITVFVLCIPAFWRH; translated from the coding sequence ATGGCGTTGCCGACCTTACGGATCATTGGTTTCATCATCGGCATCTTCCTGATCACGCTGGCCATCGCCATGGTCGTGCCCATGGCCACCCTGGTGATCTTCGAACGCACCAGCGACCTGCCGTCGTTCCTCTGGGCGAGCATGATCACCTTTGTTGCCGGCCTGGCCCTGGTCATTCCGGGACGCCCCGAGCACATCCATCTGCGCCCGCGAGACATGTACCTGCTGACCGTCAGCAGCTGGCTGGTGGTGTGCATCTTCGCCGCCCTGCCATTCTTGCTGACCCAACACATCACCTACACCGACTCGTTTTTCGAAAGCATGTCCGGCATCACCGCCACCGGTGCGACGGTGCTCAACGGCCTGGACAACATGTCTCCCGGCATCCTGATGTGGCGCTCATTGCTACACTGGATCGGCGGCATCGGCTTTATCGGCATGGCGGTAGCGATTCTGCCACTGCTGCGCATCGGTGGCATGCGGCTGTTTCAGACCGAGTCGTCGGACCGTTCTGAAAAGGTCATGCCCCGTTCGCACATGGTGGCGCGTTTGATCGTTGCGGCCTACGTCGGCATCACCATTTTGGGCAGCCTGGCGTTCTGGTGGGCCGGGATGAGCCCGTTCGATGCAATCAATCACGCGATGTCGGCGATTTCCACCGGCGGCTTCTCCACCTCCGACAAGTCTTTGGCCAATTGGCCGGAGCCTGCGGTGCATTGGGTCGCCGTCGTCATCATGATTCTCGGTGCCCTGCCGTTCACCCTGTACGTAGCGACCCTGCGCGGTAACCGTCGAGCCTTGATCAAGGATGAACAGGTTCAAGGCCTGCTCGGCATGTTGCTGGTGACCTGGCTGGTGCTCGGCACCTGGTACTGGTGGACCACCCAGCTGCACTGGCTGGAGGCCTTGCGGCATGTGGCGCTGAACGTGACGTCGGTAGTGACCACCACCGGTTTTGCACTGGGGGACTACAGCCTCTGGGGCAACTTCTCGCTGATGCTGTTCTTTTATCTGGGGTTTGTTGGCGGCTGCTCCGGCTCGACTGCTGGCGGGATCAAGATTTTCCGCTTCCAGGTTGCTTACATTCTGCTCAAGGCCAACCTTAACCAGTTGATTCACCCGCGCGCGGTGATCAAGCAGAAGTACAACGGCCACCGTCTCGACGAAGAGATCGTGCGCTCGATCCTGACCTTTTCGTTCTTCTTCGCCATCACCATTTGCGTCATCGCGCTGCTGCTGTCGCTACTGGGGGTGGACTGGATGACCGCGCTTACCGGCGCAGCCGCCACGGTGTCTGGCGTAGGCCCGGGGCTTGGCGAAACGATTGGCCCGGCGGGTAACTTCGCCAGCCTGCCGGATGCCGCGAAGTGGATTCTCTCGTTCGGCATGCTCCTGGGCCGGCTGGAGATCATTACGGTGTTTGTTCTGTGTATCCCGGCGTTCTGGCGTCACTAA
- a CDS encoding NAD(P)H nitroreductase produces MQALDALLNRVSVPRLLDPAPTAEQREVLFAAAMRAPDHGHLQPWRFLTVEGAAREQMGELLAEAAKLQDSDVSEALLDKARNGPLRAPLVVVVIARLQEHDKYPKSEQLLAAGCAAHGILLAAYAQGIGAVWRTGELAYSAHVAKGLGLAEGEEVIAFLYLGTPQKEPRVAEKVDLSEFVSAWPGSN; encoded by the coding sequence ATGCAGGCTCTCGACGCTTTGCTCAACCGTGTTTCCGTCCCACGACTGCTCGATCCGGCGCCCACTGCCGAGCAACGGGAAGTGCTGTTTGCCGCCGCGATGCGCGCGCCAGACCATGGCCATTTGCAGCCGTGGCGCTTCCTGACAGTCGAAGGCGCGGCGCGCGAGCAGATGGGCGAGTTGCTGGCCGAGGCGGCGAAGCTGCAGGATAGTGATGTGTCCGAGGCCTTGCTGGACAAGGCACGCAACGGTCCATTACGTGCGCCACTGGTGGTCGTGGTGATTGCGCGTTTGCAGGAGCACGACAAGTATCCCAAGTCCGAGCAACTATTGGCGGCAGGTTGTGCGGCTCACGGGATTTTGCTGGCGGCCTATGCGCAAGGCATTGGCGCGGTGTGGCGCACCGGTGAGCTGGCTTATTCGGCGCATGTGGCTAAAGGTTTGGGGCTGGCGGAAGGGGAAGAGGTAATTGCGTTTCTTTACCTTGGCACGCCGCAGAAAGAACCGCGTGTTGCGGAAAAAGTTGACCTGAGCGAGTTCGTTAGCGCCTGGCCGGGTAGTAACTGA
- a CDS encoding sensor histidine kinase, translating into MRSLFWRILASFWLAIALVAGLSILLGHMLNQDAWILSRHPGLNTLAEQWTQTYESQGEEAAQDILEQRKRQYHINVQVLNEAGDPVVRGTFPRRAAAFEARQNNDDRRLPWRRLTDEYTSAKTGDTYLLIYRVPHPELDAWHRESLLWPLSALGIALVVLTLFSLLVTFSITRPLSRLRSAVHDLGQTTYQQNSLAQLANRRDEFGVLANDFNRMGARLQSLIGSQRQLLRDVSHELRSPLARLRIALALAERANPEEREKLWPRLTRECDRLEALISEILVLARVDADNASAEEVDLNALLNTLQKDAQLGSPEQNVRLEAEPQLNLKGWPTMIERAVDNLLRNAQRFNPVGQPIEMQALRQGDRIVVSVRDHGPGVEAEQLNQLAEPFYRAPGQTAAGHGLGLAIARRAAERHGGSLVLANHPQGGFVASLELPLVPGAVVQP; encoded by the coding sequence GTGCGCTCATTGTTCTGGCGTATCCTGGCCAGCTTCTGGCTGGCCATCGCTCTGGTTGCAGGGCTCTCCATTCTGCTCGGGCACATGCTCAACCAGGACGCGTGGATTCTCAGTCGCCACCCAGGCCTCAACACCCTGGCCGAACAGTGGACGCAAACCTACGAAAGCCAGGGTGAAGAAGCCGCCCAGGACATTCTGGAACAGCGCAAGCGTCAGTATCACATCAACGTTCAAGTGCTCAACGAGGCCGGTGACCCGGTGGTCCGCGGCACCTTTCCGCGGCGAGCGGCGGCCTTCGAAGCCCGGCAGAACAACGATGATCGGCGCCTGCCATGGCGGCGTCTGACCGATGAATACACCAGCGCCAAGACAGGCGACACCTATCTGCTGATCTATCGCGTTCCGCACCCGGAACTGGACGCCTGGCACCGTGAAAGCCTGCTCTGGCCATTGAGTGCACTGGGCATCGCGCTGGTGGTATTGACCCTGTTCAGCTTACTGGTGACCTTTTCCATCACGCGACCGCTGAGCCGTTTACGAAGCGCCGTGCATGACTTGGGGCAGACGACGTATCAACAGAACAGCCTGGCGCAGCTGGCCAACCGCCGCGATGAATTCGGCGTGCTGGCCAACGACTTCAATCGCATGGGCGCACGCTTGCAAAGCCTGATCGGCAGCCAGCGGCAATTGCTGCGGGACGTGTCTCACGAATTACGCTCACCCTTGGCCCGACTGCGCATAGCGTTGGCGCTGGCCGAGCGAGCCAATCCTGAGGAGCGGGAAAAACTCTGGCCACGCCTGACCCGTGAATGCGATCGACTGGAAGCGCTGATCAGCGAAATCCTGGTACTGGCGCGGGTCGACGCCGACAACGCCAGTGCTGAAGAAGTGGATCTCAACGCGCTGCTCAATACCCTGCAAAAAGATGCGCAGTTGGGCTCGCCCGAGCAGAACGTACGCCTTGAGGCCGAGCCGCAACTGAACCTCAAAGGCTGGCCGACCATGATCGAGCGTGCAGTGGACAACCTGCTGCGCAATGCCCAGCGCTTTAACCCGGTCGGGCAGCCGATCGAAATGCAGGCGTTGCGTCAGGGCGACAGGATTGTAGTCAGCGTGCGCGATCACGGCCCCGGTGTAGAGGCCGAGCAGTTGAATCAGCTGGCTGAACCGTTCTATCGGGCACCGGGGCAAACAGCGGCCGGGCATGGCCTGGGGCTGGCCATTGCGCGGCGTGCGGCGGAGCGACATGGCGGCAGTCTGGTGCTGGCCAATCACCCGCAGGGCGGGTTTGTTGCCAGCCTGGAATTGCCGTTGGTGCCGGGGGCTGTGGTTCAACCCTGA